A single genomic interval of Planctomycetota bacterium harbors:
- a CDS encoding ABC transporter ATP-binding protein, which yields MLELRGVGKTFRDFWMRPRVKAVQDVDLSARRGEVVGLLGPNGSGKTTTIKMILGLLHPTNGQIAVLGKRPDDVSLKSRIGYLPEESNLYRFLNAEETLDFYGRLFKIPGHERKGRVESLLDMVGLTAARFRPVGEYSKGMQRRVGLAQALINDPDLLVLDEPTTGMDPIATRQIKDLIKTLRDRGKTILLCTHLLGEVEDVCDRLIIMYGGRIRAEGTTDDLLRVAERQAFEVEGQPLEGATIERISSMLRETGREVAEVRHPKRKLEDVFMGVIDAATRGGETTTGAAVGGEVAGFLSEPTGEGEALLDQLSAESPPETIEPEPVAPAEPVVEQPDESVLLDLDDKKPDEPATEAPAPPPVSADVDDDVLSGLTGDTSKEDRKS from the coding sequence GTGCTCGAGTTGCGCGGCGTTGGCAAAACGTTCCGCGATTTCTGGATGCGGCCACGCGTCAAAGCCGTTCAGGACGTCGACCTTTCAGCACGACGTGGCGAAGTGGTCGGCCTGCTCGGGCCCAACGGCAGCGGCAAGACCACGACGATCAAGATGATCCTCGGCCTGCTCCATCCGACCAACGGCCAGATCGCCGTGCTCGGCAAGCGGCCAGACGACGTCAGCCTCAAGAGCCGCATCGGCTACCTCCCCGAAGAGAGCAACCTCTATCGCTTCCTCAACGCCGAAGAGACCCTCGACTTCTACGGCCGGCTCTTCAAGATTCCGGGGCACGAGCGCAAGGGACGCGTCGAGAGCCTGCTTGACATGGTCGGCCTGACTGCCGCTCGATTTCGCCCGGTCGGCGAGTACTCCAAAGGCATGCAGCGACGTGTCGGCCTCGCTCAGGCGCTCATCAACGACCCGGACCTGCTCGTCCTCGACGAGCCGACCACCGGCATGGACCCGATCGCCACCCGGCAGATCAAAGACCTCATCAAAACCCTCCGCGACCGCGGCAAGACCATTCTCCTCTGCACGCACCTGCTCGGCGAGGTCGAAGACGTCTGCGACCGACTGATCATCATGTACGGCGGCCGCATTCGGGCCGAGGGGACGACGGACGATTTGCTCCGCGTTGCCGAACGTCAGGCGTTCGAGGTCGAAGGCCAGCCATTAGAAGGCGCGACGATCGAACGGATCAGTTCGATGCTGCGTGAAACCGGTCGCGAGGTCGCCGAGGTTCGCCATCCCAAACGCAAGCTCGAGGACGTCTTCATGGGCGTCATCGACGCAGCAACACGCGGCGGCGAGACCACCACCGGTGCGGCCGTGGGTGGCGAGGTCGCCGGCTTCCTGTCCGAGCCGACGGGCGAAGGCGAAGCCCTGCTCGATCAGTTGTCGGCCGAAAGCCCACCCGAGACGATCGAGCCAGAGCCCGTCGCACCCGCCGAACCGGTCGTCGAGCAGCCAGACGAGTCGGTGCTGCTCGACCTCGACGACAAGAAGCCCGACGAGCCCGCAACCGAAGCACCCGCCCCGCCGCCGGTCTCAGCCGACGTGGATGATGACGTGCTGTCTGGATTGACTGGCGACACTTCCAAGGAGGACCGCAAGTCGTGA
- a CDS encoding SPFH domain-containing protein, giving the protein MTNAFDETQPLPPQRGLGDALKISFVVLRALFALLLVAFFLTGVFTVNQNEIAVRMSFGKITGAGAGEALTPGSGPYFRWPSPVGEVVRVPTTDRLLRIDRSFVFQARNPGAPLAEQEPVPGQQDANFGLLLTGDRNIIYARYDVLYRVRPDDSVIAFLTRAGPEDPAAVERMEGEARLNALFANADVIVRTAVEEAVVADASSRTIDAIRANRSAEGVTQTDTQDAIRAAAQQTLDELDVGIELTSVTRPEATVPPSVRAAFDALNAALQFSATSVSNGEAFRRTTMTTTAGDAAEGLLLAIEAYDFADAAENEELLAAAEEAIERILGGEEVGLVLTTLAASVEDELLSQRLEAESVANASAVISGTAFEAVRRARTEASTLRRQAESLEERTMKLLPAFRDDPNRVRARLVLSTLRDILGRDEATVEYLPETERLVIQVPADPERARDAERRRLGISGE; this is encoded by the coding sequence GTGACCAATGCCTTCGACGAAACACAGCCGCTTCCGCCACAACGGGGGCTTGGCGACGCGCTCAAGATCAGCTTCGTCGTCCTGCGAGCGCTGTTTGCCTTGTTACTGGTCGCGTTCTTCCTCACGGGCGTGTTCACCGTGAACCAGAACGAGATTGCCGTTCGCATGTCCTTCGGCAAGATCACGGGTGCCGGTGCCGGCGAGGCACTTACACCCGGCAGCGGGCCTTACTTTCGCTGGCCCAGTCCGGTGGGGGAAGTCGTACGCGTACCCACCACCGATCGCTTGCTTCGGATCGATCGCTCTTTCGTGTTCCAGGCTCGGAATCCGGGTGCACCGCTGGCAGAGCAGGAGCCCGTTCCTGGTCAGCAGGATGCAAACTTCGGACTGCTGCTGACGGGCGATCGCAACATCATCTACGCCCGGTACGACGTCCTCTATCGCGTCAGGCCCGACGACTCGGTTATCGCCTTTCTCACGCGAGCCGGACCGGAAGATCCCGCGGCGGTGGAACGAATGGAAGGTGAGGCTCGGCTCAATGCCCTTTTCGCCAACGCCGACGTGATCGTCCGGACCGCGGTTGAGGAAGCTGTCGTCGCCGACGCGTCGTCGCGAACGATCGATGCGATCCGCGCGAATCGTTCGGCTGAAGGTGTCACCCAGACCGACACGCAGGACGCAATCCGCGCAGCTGCCCAGCAGACGCTCGACGAGCTCGACGTCGGCATCGAACTCACGAGCGTCACACGACCCGAAGCCACCGTTCCACCGTCCGTCCGGGCGGCTTTCGACGCCCTCAACGCGGCCCTTCAGTTCTCGGCGACCAGCGTCAGCAACGGTGAAGCGTTCCGCCGAACGACCATGACCACAACCGCCGGCGACGCGGCCGAAGGCCTGCTGCTCGCCATCGAGGCTTATGACTTCGCCGACGCTGCGGAGAACGAGGAACTGCTCGCAGCAGCAGAGGAAGCGATCGAACGCATCCTTGGCGGAGAAGAAGTCGGGCTCGTTCTCACGACGCTCGCCGCTTCCGTTGAGGACGAACTGCTGAGCCAGAGGCTCGAAGCCGAATCGGTGGCGAACGCAAGCGCTGTCATCAGTGGAACAGCTTTCGAAGCCGTCCGTCGAGCACGGACCGAAGCGAGCACGCTGCGCAGGCAGGCAGAGTCGCTGGAGGAGCGGACGATGAAGCTGTTGCCAGCCTTCCGCGACGATCCGAATCGAGTCCGGGCCAGGCTCGTCCTGTCGACGCTCCGAGACATCCTGGGTCGCGACGAGGCGACCGTGGAATACCTGCCCGAGACCGAGCGCCTTGTCATTCAGGTGCCAGCCGACCCCGAGCGAGCGCGAGACGCGGAGCGGCGAAGGCTCGGAATCAGCGGGGAATGA
- a CDS encoding SPFH domain-containing protein, with product MKRFLNILVAILLAAVLAGYAVAYSVRYNESVIVTTLGSADENSVKNAPGGEPDAGLHFKLPWPIQRIAARFDTRVQVLEAAIEQVTTADQQSIILRITLNWRVDDPLAFYKSLGSMDAATRQLRTRVRAANGLAGDYRFDELANLEGSGQTLDELAGRIHELVQTGLDDRGYGLTIESVGITKLQLPAAVTQSVFDRMRAEREVLARRARDRGQTQGQSLITRANEDARTILAFARQQASTIQSRGEQMEAETLARLEGDAADLALLLDELDAVRRSINGRDRWYIKVGDMYPFNTLMGQPSNSASGGTE from the coding sequence ATGAAACGCTTCCTGAACATCCTTGTCGCCATTCTGCTCGCGGCCGTCCTTGCGGGATATGCGGTGGCGTACAGCGTGCGCTACAACGAGTCGGTCATCGTCACGACCCTCGGCAGCGCGGACGAAAACTCGGTCAAGAACGCTCCAGGAGGCGAGCCCGACGCCGGCCTGCACTTCAAGCTCCCCTGGCCGATCCAGCGCATCGCTGCTCGGTTCGACACGCGCGTGCAAGTGCTCGAGGCGGCCATCGAGCAGGTAACCACTGCAGACCAGCAGAGCATTATTCTCCGGATCACGCTCAACTGGCGCGTCGACGACCCGCTGGCCTTCTACAAGTCGCTTGGCAGCATGGATGCCGCGACCCGTCAGCTCCGAACGCGGGTCCGCGCCGCCAACGGCCTTGCCGGCGACTACCGCTTCGATGAGCTTGCCAACCTTGAAGGATCAGGTCAGACACTCGACGAGCTCGCTGGCCGAATCCATGAACTCGTTCAGACCGGCCTCGACGATCGCGGCTACGGACTGACGATCGAGTCCGTCGGAATCACCAAGCTGCAACTGCCCGCCGCGGTGACGCAGAGCGTCTTCGATCGGATGCGGGCCGAGCGCGAAGTGTTGGCTCGGCGAGCTCGCGATCGTGGCCAAACGCAGGGACAGTCTCTGATCACCCGCGCAAACGAGGACGCACGAACGATCCTCGCGTTTGCTCGACAGCAGGCGTCGACGATTCAAAGTCGTGGCGAACAGATGGAAGCGGAAACGCTTGCTCGGCTCGAAGGCGATGCGGCTGACCTGGCCCTTCTGCTCGATGAGCTTGACGCGGTCCGACGGTCCATCAACGGACGGGATCGGTGGTACATCAAGGTTGGGGACATGTATCCCTTCAACACGCTGATGGGTCAGCCGTCCAACTCAGCAAGCGGAGGCACCGAGTGA